A region of the Curtobacterium flaccumfaciens pv. betae genome:
GCGTGGGGCAACCCGTACTACTCGAAGCTGACACTGGCGACCGTCGGGAACAAGCCGCCGGACGTCGCGGTCGCGCACCTCACCCGCGCGAAGCCGCTCTGGGACGGTGACCTGCTCGACCCGATCACGTCCGACGACCTGGCGAGCGTCGGCCTGAGCGCCGCCGACTTCAACCAGAAGGCCTGGGCGGCGCAGAAGACCGACGGCAACAACATCGCGGTCCCGCTCGACACCCACCCCTTCGTCCTCTTCTACAACGTCGACGTCTGCAAGAAGGCCGGCCTGATCGACGGCGACGGCAACCTCGTCGACCTCAACGGCATGGACAACTTCGAGAAGGCCCTCGCCGCGGTCGCCAAGGTCACCGGCGGCACGGCGCTCAACGTCGCGAACGTGGTGCCGGAGACGGCCACCCCGTGGCGCTTCTTCTGGACGATGTACAACCAGCTGAAGGACGCCACCCCGTTCATCAGCGACGGCGGATCGAAGCTCACCGTCAACGAGGACGCCTACAACGAGGTCACGAGCCGGACCCAGAAGTGGGTGAAGGAGGGCTGGCTGAACAAGGCCCTCGACTACGCCACCGCGCAGTCGCTCATGTTCGACGGCAAGGCCGGCTTCTTCATGCAGGGCGAGTGGGAGATCAGCACCGCGCAGTCGATCAAGGGCCTGAACTTCGGCATGGCGCCGATCCCCCAGCTCTACGACAAGCCGGCGACCCAGGCGGACTCGCACACGTTCGTCCTGCCGAAGAAGGCCCGCACGCCGGAGCAGCGCAAGCAGCACATGCTCTTCATCAAGCAGATGCTCGAGCAGAGCCTGACGTGGGCCGAGGGCGGGCACGTGCCGGCCTACATCCCGACGTTCGACAGCGCCGCGTACAAGAAGCTCACTCCGCAGTCGAACTACGCGGCCGCAGCCGAGACCGCCGTGTTCGACGACGCCGCCTGGTACGGCGGTTCGGGTTCGACGTTCGAGGGCACGGTGGGCGCCCAGCTCGCCCTCGTGCAGCAGGGCAGCTCGTCCCCCGCGCAGGCCCTCAGCGCCATCAAGTCGCAGCTCGCGACGTACCTCAACACCCCGAGCCCCCTGTGACCCGGCACGCAACCACCCGGCGGGACCACCCCGGGCAGACGACCCCCGCGATCGCCGTGAACACCGCGCGAAAGGCACGATGACGTGACCACAGCACCTGTCCTCGACCGGCCGACCGACGCGGCCACCGCGCCGCGTCTCCGCCGGAACCGCTCCTACGGCTCCAGCGTGAACCGCGGCCAGGGCCGCAGCGGCTGGCTGTTCCTCGCCCCGTTCGGCCTGTTCTACGTGGCCTTCCTGCTCGGCCCGACGGTCTGGATGATCGTCACGAGCTTCTTCAACACCTCGACCGTCCGCACCGGGCTCGGCAGCTTCGCCGGGTTCGCGAACTACGCCGAGATGCTCGGGCGCAGCGACTTCTGGTCGTCGCTCTGGCACACGCTGCAGTTCACGCTGTACACGACCCCGCCGCTCGTCATCCTGGCGTTCGTGTTCGCCGTGCTGACGAACCGGATGAACCGGGGGCAGTGGTTCTTCCGTCTGGCGTTCTTCCTGCCGTTCATCCTGCCGTCGGCGACGATCTCGCTGATCTGGGTGTTCATCTTCACGCCGAGCACCGGTCTGTGGGCGAGCCTGCAGTCGGCGATCGGCATGACGCCCGGCTCCGGCATGTTGTCGAGCCCGAACACGGCCATGATCGGTGTCGCGATCGCCACCGTGTGGTGGACCCTCGGCTTCAACTTCGTGCTCTACCTGGCCGGTCTGCAGGAGATCCCGCGCGAACTGTACGAAGCAGCCGCCGTCGACGGCGCGTCGAACTGGCAGCAGATCAAGTCGATCACGCTCCCCCTGCTCGGCCGCACGACGACGCTGGTCGTCCTGCTGCAGATCATCGCGAGCCTGAAGATCTTCGACCAGGTCTACCTGATGACGAACGGCGGGCCGGGCATCTCGACCCAGGTCTCGCTGCAGCTCATCACCGGCGTCGGCTTCACCGACAACCGGCTCGGTGCCGCATCGGCCGCGTCGGTCCTCCTGTTCATCGTGATCGTGGCGATCGCGGTCATCCGGCAGCTCGTCGAGCGCGCTGCCGCCAAGCGAGAGATCGGGGCCTGACATGACCGCCACCGAGAGCATCACCACCGGCCGCAAGCTCCGCACCGGCGTCTCGTCCGCCGCTCCCACGAGCGCCGCGAAGATCGGCGTCAGCGGTCGTGGCTTCACGATCGCGTCGGGGATCGTCCTGACGATCTTCGCGATCATCTGGCTCATCCCGAGCGTCTTCGCCCTGAAGACGTCGCTGTCCGACAACGGCGTCGCCGCCCTCGGCGCGAACGCGATCCTGTCGAACTGGAACCCGACGCTGCACTCGTACTCGTCGCTGTTCCAGGCCGGCGACATCTGGAACTGGTACCTCGCCAGCGCCATCACGAGCGTCGTCACGGCGGCACTCACCGTGCTGTTCGCGTCGATGGCGGCGTTCGCCCTGTCGCGACTGGTGTTCCGCGGCCGCAACATCGCGTTCCTGCTCATCATCCTCGGGATCATGATCCCGACGCAGGTGCTGATCATCCCGATCTTCCAGGAGCTCAACGCGGTCGGCCTGCTCAACACCTACTGGTCGGTGATCTTCCCGCAGGTGCCCGCCGTGATCGCGGTGTTCATCTTCAAGCAGTTCTTCGACGGCATCCCGAAGGAGCTGGAAGAGGCGGCGCGCATCGACGGCGCCGGCATCTGGAAGGTCTACTGGTCGGTCATCCTGCCGCTGTCGCGTCCGGTGATCGCGGCCGTGACGATCCTGACCTTCGTCGGTGTGTGGAACAACCTGCTGCTGCCGCTGTTCGTGCTGTCCAACCCGGACCTCATGACGATCCCGGTCGGGCTCGCCACGGTCCAGGGCAGCTTCGGGCAGCGCTACGCCGACATCCAGGCCGGTGCGATCCTGGCGGCGCTGCCGCTCATCATCCTCTACCTGATCTTCCAGCGGCAGATCGTGGAGGGCGTGACGGGCTCGGGCCTCAAGGGCTGACGCCACCCCACCACGGACGGGAGGCCCGGTGCCCGCTGGCACCGGGCCTCCCGTCCGTCCGTTGGTCGCGTCGCGAGCGCGGCGCGGCTGGCGAGAGCGGGCGTACCTTGCGGAATCGGGCGTACCTGGGCAGAAGTTCTGTGGCAGTACGCCCGAAAGCACCGGGCAACGCGCCCGCCAGGGGAAGGACCGGGCGTAGCGGGCGGAACCGGGCGTGCCTGGTCAGAACGGGGCGTACCGGGCCGAACCGGGTGTACCTAGCGCGACCGGGCGTACCTGGTCAGAACGGGCGTACCCGGGCAGAAGTTCTGTGGCGGTATGCCCGAAAGCACCAGGCAAGGCGCGCGCAAGGGGAAGGACCGGGCGTACCTGATCAGAACGGGCGTACCTGGCGTGACCGGGCATACGTGGGCAGAACGGGCATACTCGGGCGGAAGTTTTGTAGCAGTACGCCCGAAAGCACCAGGTGCCGCGCGCGCCAGGGGAAGGACCGGGCGTACCTGGCGGAACCGGGCATACCTGGCGGGACCGGGCGTACCCGGCGGGACCGGGCATGACTGGCGGAACCGGGCATACCTGGGCAGAACGGGCGTACCTGGGCAGAAGTTCTGTGGCAGTCCGCCCGGAAGCACCAGGTGCCGCGCGGGTCAGGCGGGGACGGAGACCTTCGTCTCGTGCTTCCAGAACCCGGAGAACGTGATGCGCGACTTCGGCAGACCCGCACGGTGCAGGTGGCGGCGGCCCTCCGTTGCGAGCCGCGACTCCCCCACGACGAACGCGTAGCCCTGGTCGTCGGACGGCACGTGCCGCTGCAGTTCGGCGAGGGCGCCACTGCCGGGGATGGTGCCCGGCTGCCGGACGATCCACGTCACCTGCACGCCCATGGGGGCGTCGAGGTCGCGGATGTCGGCGGCGGTCGGGACCTCTTGGATGATGCGGCCGACGGTGTCGCGCGGCAACGAGGCAGCGATGCCGACGACGCCGGGCAGGCCGGTCTCCTCGGCGGCGACGACGACCTCGCTGGTACCGGCGGGGACATCGAAGATGCAGCCCTGGTCGAGCATCGCGAGCTCCTCGCCCGGACGTGCGGCGCAGGCCCAGATCGCGGCGCGGCCCTCGAGCTCGCCGCGGTGGTCCAGGTGTACGACGAAGTCGATGTCGAGCTCGGCGGTGCCGTCGGCGAGGAGGCGGTACGCGGCGACGGTGTAGTTCGCGCAGTGGGGGCGGATGTCCTCGGGGATGCCGAGGAACGTCGGCCACCACTTCTTGCCGTCAAGGTCGGGCATCCGGAAGGCGTCCTGGTCGGGGCGTCGGACGAACAGGCGGAACCAGTGGTCGAAGCCGAGGTAGCCGAACTCGTGCAGGTCGTCCCCGGTGACGGTGACGCGGTGCATCGAGGGGGTCACCCGCTGGGTCCGGAGGACACGGGCGCGGAAGAGCCGGGGGTTCGTCGGCAGGAGCCGCGGGGTCTTCGCCATGAGGCAAGGCTAACCTAAGATGACTTCCGTGCCAGCCCCCAATCCCGTTCTGGCTTCCGGTCCGGAGGCCCCCGAACCCGACGCGTCCCGAGCCCGAGCCGGCGATGCGTCCCGCGCCCTCGGCGTCCACCGGACCGCGATGCGGCGGCGGACCGCGGTGATCATCGGACTCGTCGTCGCCCTGGTGCTCGTCGCCGTGGCGAGCATGCTGCTCGGCAGCAACCGCATCGGTGTCGCCGAGGTGTGGGCAGGGCTCACACGCTCCGGGTCGAGCACCGACGAGGCGATCGTGTGGGGCTCCCGCATCCCGCGCACGCTGATCGGTGCTGCGGTCGGTGCGGCTCTCGGCATCGCCGGACTCCTCATGCAGGGACACACCCGCAACCCGCTCGCCGACCCCGGCCTGTTCGGCGTCTCGTCGGGAGCGGGGCTCGCGGTGGTGCTCGGCGTCTACGTGTTCGGGGTGACGAGCACGAGCGCGACCGTCTGGTTCGCCCTGGTCGGGGCCCTGGTCGCCAGCGTCGTCGTCTTCTCGGTGACCATCGCCGGCAGCGGCACGGCCAGTCCGGTTCCGCTCGCCCTCGCCGGGGCCGCGGTGTCGGCACTGCTCGCCGCCCTGACCTCCTTCGTCGTGCTGACCGACCAGGCCTCGCTCGACGCGTACCGGCTCTGGGTCGTCGGGTCGCTTGCCGCACGCCAGCTCGACATCCTCGGGGCGGTGTGGCCGTTCCTGGCCGCCGGGCTCGTGCTCGCGGTGCTGAACGTCCGCGCCCTCGACGCCCTCGGGCTCGGGTCCGAGCTGGCGAAGGGGCTCGGCGAGAACGTGCTCGTCGCCCGGCTCGTCGGCCTGGGCGGGATCACGCTGCTCGCCGCCGGCGCCACCGCTGCTGCCGGCCCGATCGGCTTCGTCGGCCTGACCGTGCCGCACGTCGCCCGCGCGCTCGTCGGCACCGGACACCGCTGGACCCTGCCGGTCTCCGGTCTCGTCGGCGCCGCCCTCGTGCTGCTCGCCGACGTCATCGGTCGCCTGATCGGCGGGTTCTCCGAGGTCGAGGTCGGCATCGTGCTCGCCGTCATCGGCGGCCCCGTGTTCGTCGCCGTGGCCCGTCGCCGGTCGCTGGTGTCACTGTGAGCGGGGCAGCGGTGCGCAGCACCGGCAGCACGCCCGGCAGCACCGGCAGCACGCCCGAGACCACCACGCCGGGCACGCCCACCCCCGCTGCCCACACCCCCGGCCGCGCCGGCATCCGCATCGGCCCCGTCGGCCTCGCCTGGCGCCCCCGGGTGTTCTGGTACACCGTCGGATCGCTCGCCACCGTCCTGGTGCTCATCGTGATCGGGACGGCGGTCGGCTCGACGTGGATCGCTCCCGGGGTCGTCATCAGATCCCTGCTCGGCCTGGAGTCCGGTCCGGACGCCTTCATCATCACCACCCTGCGCCTGCCCCGTGTGCTCACCGGCGCACTCGTCGGCCTGACGTTCGGGGTCGCCGGGGCGCTCACCCAGACCTTCACGCGAAACCCCCTCGGGACCCCGGACATCATCGGTGTCACCGCGGGCGCGAGCGTCGGTGCGGTCGCGGCCATCGTGCTCGGCGGCGGGACGTACTCGGTCTCGTCCCTGCTGCTCGGTGGCGGGATCCCGGTGGCTGCCACGATCGGCGCCCTGGTCGCTGCGGTCCTGGTGTACGGCCTGGGCTGGCGCGGCGGTGTGCAGAGCTACCGGCTCGTGCTGGTCGGCATCGGCGTGAGCGCGACGCTCGACGCCGTGACGAGCTACCTGCTCGTCCGCGCGAAGATCACCGTCGCCACCGCGGCGTCGCAGTGGCTCGTCGGCAGCCTGTCGAGCACCTCGTGGGAGAGCGTCTGGCCGCTGCTCGTGGTGGCCGTCGTCGCGATGCCGATCGCACTGGCGACGAGTGCGGCGCTCGGCATCGGGCAGCTCGGCGACGAGGTCGCGACGGGCGTCGGTCTCGGCGTCCAGCGGCACCGGCTGCTCGTCATCGCGCTCGCGGTCGTGCTGACCGCCGCCGCCGTGGCCGCCGCGGGGCCGGTCGGCTTCGTCGCGTTCGTCGTGCCGCAGGTCGGGCTCCGGCTCGCCGGCACGAACCGGCCGCCGCTGCTGCTCGCCGGTGCCCTCGGCGCCGTGCTCGTGCTCGCCGCCGACCTGCTGTCCCGTTCCGCGTTCCCGTGGCAGGTGCCGGTCGGCATCATCACCACCGTGATCGGGGCGCCGTACCTGATCTGGCTCCTCGTCCGTCACCGCAAGGAGATGTCCCGATGACAACACCGCACCAGCACGAGCACCACACCCCCGTCCTCGAAGCCACGGCCCTGTCCGTCGGCTACGACCGCCAGCCCGTGCTGCGCGACCTGGACCTGCGCATCGAACGCGGCACCGTCACGACGTTCCTCGGCGCGAACGGCTGCGGCAAGTCGACGCTGCTCAAGGCGTTCGGCCGCGTGCTCAAGCCGCAGGCCGGCGAGGTCCTGCTCGACGGCACCCCGATCCGCCGGGAACCGAACCGCCAGGTCGCCCGCAAGCTCGCGATCCTGCCGCAGTCCCCCGTCGCCCCCGCGGGAACCAGCGTCCTCGACCTGGTGATGCGCGGCCGGAACCCGCACCAGTCGTGGGCGAAGCCGTGGACCGCCGAGGACGCGGCCGTCGCCGAAGAGGCCATCGCCGCCACCGGTCTGACCGAGGTCGCACACCGCGACGTCACGAGCCTGTCCGGCGGGCAGCGCCAGCGCGCCTGGATCGCCATGGTCGTCGCACAGCAGGCCCAGACGCTCCTGCTCGACGAACCGACGACCTACCTGGACCTCGCGCACCAGCTCGAGGTCCTACGGCTCGTCCGGCGGCTGAACCGCGAGCAGGGGTCGACGATCGTGATGGTGCTGCACGACCTGTCGCTCGCGGCGCGGTACTCCGACCGGCTCGTGGTGCTGCACGACGGCGGGGTCGTGGCCGACGGCACACCCCACGACGTCCTCACCCCGGCACTGCTCGAGCAGGCTTTCGGTCTGCACGCCCGGGTGTTCGCCGACCCGGTGACCGGTGCGCCGATGATCGTGCCCGAGGCGGACGAGCACGACCCCGTGCCGAGTGCCCCGACGGAGCACACGGCCCCGAGCGCCCCGACCGAGCACACGGTGCCGACGAAAACCCAAGACGTGCTGGCGAGTGCTGCGAACTTAGGTTAGCCTCTCCTAACGTGAAGACCTCCCGACGTGGCCACCTGCGCGCCGCCCTCCTGACCTCCGTGACCGTCTCGGCACTCCTCCTGACCGGCTGCTCGAGCACCGGCAACTCGAACGACTCCGACTCCGACGGCGGCACCGCCGCGTCGAAGGCGTGGTCGTACGAGGACGCCACGGGCGCCACCGTGAAGGTCGACCACACGCCGAAGCGCGTCGTCGTGCTGAACGACATCGCCCTGTCGTTCATCGAGTACGGCCTGAAGCCCGTCGGCACCTTCGGGCAGCTGACGATGGCGAAGGACGCCCGCTTCGAGGGCCTGGACACCGACGGCATCACGCAGCTCGGCACCGCCTACGGCGACATCGACCTCGAGAAGCTCGCCGCGCTCAAGCCCGACCTCGTCGTCACGTCGGTCTACCCGACCGACGCCAAGGGCACGCTCGACACGAAGCAGCCCGGCTACGGCTTCAAGGACACGGCGCAGGAGAAGCAGATCGAGGCCATCGCGCCGGTCGTCCAGGTGAAGTGGGGCGGCAAGGGCGAGGACGTCATCGAGAAGATCGCGGAACTGTCCGAGTCCCTCGGCGCGAAGGAGTCGACGGTCGACGCCGCCGAGAAGCGCTTCGACACCGCGGCCGACGAGCTCGAGAAGGTCTCCAAGGAGAAGGACCTGTCGGTCGTCTCGATGTACGCCGACGGTGACGGCGCCTACGTCACCCGCCCGACCGACGAGCCGTCGCTGCAGATGTACGCGTCGTACGGGGTCGACTTCGTCAACCCGAAGCCCGAGGGCTTCTACTGGGGCATCTACTCGTGGGAGAACGCCGGCCAGATCACCGGTGACGTGCTGCTGCTGTCGCAGCAGGGCTACCAGGTCGCCGATCTGGAGAAGCAGCCGACCTTCGCCGACAACGCCGCGCTCGAGGCGGGGCAGGTCCACAGCTGGACGTTCCCGGCCCTCGACTACGCGTCGCAGGCCGACTACATGACCAAGCTCGCGGGTTGGCTGGAGGACAGCAAGA
Encoded here:
- a CDS encoding extracellular solute-binding protein is translated as MPIPPATPASRLSRRGFLAAGAAAATVLPLAACSSPLAAGLAGSALNPETLVFWNLFGGGDGVRMQAMEDGYAKQHGGSSALQGTTFAWGNPYYSKLTLATVGNKPPDVAVAHLTRAKPLWDGDLLDPITSDDLASVGLSAADFNQKAWAAQKTDGNNIAVPLDTHPFVLFYNVDVCKKAGLIDGDGNLVDLNGMDNFEKALAAVAKVTGGTALNVANVVPETATPWRFFWTMYNQLKDATPFISDGGSKLTVNEDAYNEVTSRTQKWVKEGWLNKALDYATAQSLMFDGKAGFFMQGEWEISTAQSIKGLNFGMAPIPQLYDKPATQADSHTFVLPKKARTPEQRKQHMLFIKQMLEQSLTWAEGGHVPAYIPTFDSAAYKKLTPQSNYAAAAETAVFDDAAWYGGSGSTFEGTVGAQLALVQQGSSSPAQALSAIKSQLATYLNTPSPL
- a CDS encoding carbohydrate ABC transporter permease, which produces MTTAPVLDRPTDAATAPRLRRNRSYGSSVNRGQGRSGWLFLAPFGLFYVAFLLGPTVWMIVTSFFNTSTVRTGLGSFAGFANYAEMLGRSDFWSSLWHTLQFTLYTTPPLVILAFVFAVLTNRMNRGQWFFRLAFFLPFILPSATISLIWVFIFTPSTGLWASLQSAIGMTPGSGMLSSPNTAMIGVAIATVWWTLGFNFVLYLAGLQEIPRELYEAAAVDGASNWQQIKSITLPLLGRTTTLVVLLQIIASLKIFDQVYLMTNGGPGISTQVSLQLITGVGFTDNRLGAASAASVLLFIVIVAIAVIRQLVERAAAKREIGA
- a CDS encoding carbohydrate ABC transporter permease, coding for MTATESITTGRKLRTGVSSAAPTSAAKIGVSGRGFTIASGIVLTIFAIIWLIPSVFALKTSLSDNGVAALGANAILSNWNPTLHSYSSLFQAGDIWNWYLASAITSVVTAALTVLFASMAAFALSRLVFRGRNIAFLLIILGIMIPTQVLIIPIFQELNAVGLLNTYWSVIFPQVPAVIAVFIFKQFFDGIPKELEEAARIDGAGIWKVYWSVILPLSRPVIAAVTILTFVGVWNNLLLPLFVLSNPDLMTIPVGLATVQGSFGQRYADIQAGAILAALPLIILYLIFQRQIVEGVTGSGLKG
- a CDS encoding siderophore-interacting protein, coding for MAKTPRLLPTNPRLFRARVLRTQRVTPSMHRVTVTGDDLHEFGYLGFDHWFRLFVRRPDQDAFRMPDLDGKKWWPTFLGIPEDIRPHCANYTVAAYRLLADGTAELDIDFVVHLDHRGELEGRAAIWACAARPGEELAMLDQGCIFDVPAGTSEVVVAAEETGLPGVVGIAASLPRDTVGRIIQEVPTAADIRDLDAPMGVQVTWIVRQPGTIPGSGALAELQRHVPSDDQGYAFVVGESRLATEGRRHLHRAGLPKSRITFSGFWKHETKVSVPA
- a CDS encoding FecCD family ABC transporter permease, whose product is MPAPNPVLASGPEAPEPDASRARAGDASRALGVHRTAMRRRTAVIIGLVVALVLVAVASMLLGSNRIGVAEVWAGLTRSGSSTDEAIVWGSRIPRTLIGAAVGAALGIAGLLMQGHTRNPLADPGLFGVSSGAGLAVVLGVYVFGVTSTSATVWFALVGALVASVVVFSVTIAGSGTASPVPLALAGAAVSALLAALTSFVVLTDQASLDAYRLWVVGSLAARQLDILGAVWPFLAAGLVLAVLNVRALDALGLGSELAKGLGENVLVARLVGLGGITLLAAGATAAAGPIGFVGLTVPHVARALVGTGHRWTLPVSGLVGAALVLLADVIGRLIGGFSEVEVGIVLAVIGGPVFVAVARRRSLVSL
- a CDS encoding FecCD family ABC transporter permease encodes the protein MRSTGSTPGSTGSTPETTTPGTPTPAAHTPGRAGIRIGPVGLAWRPRVFWYTVGSLATVLVLIVIGTAVGSTWIAPGVVIRSLLGLESGPDAFIITTLRLPRVLTGALVGLTFGVAGALTQTFTRNPLGTPDIIGVTAGASVGAVAAIVLGGGTYSVSSLLLGGGIPVAATIGALVAAVLVYGLGWRGGVQSYRLVLVGIGVSATLDAVTSYLLVRAKITVATAASQWLVGSLSSTSWESVWPLLVVAVVAMPIALATSAALGIGQLGDEVATGVGLGVQRHRLLVIALAVVLTAAAVAAAGPVGFVAFVVPQVGLRLAGTNRPPLLLAGALGAVLVLAADLLSRSAFPWQVPVGIITTVIGAPYLIWLLVRHRKEMSR
- a CDS encoding ABC transporter ATP-binding protein — translated: MTTPHQHEHHTPVLEATALSVGYDRQPVLRDLDLRIERGTVTTFLGANGCGKSTLLKAFGRVLKPQAGEVLLDGTPIRREPNRQVARKLAILPQSPVAPAGTSVLDLVMRGRNPHQSWAKPWTAEDAAVAEEAIAATGLTEVAHRDVTSLSGGQRQRAWIAMVVAQQAQTLLLDEPTTYLDLAHQLEVLRLVRRLNREQGSTIVMVLHDLSLAARYSDRLVVLHDGGVVADGTPHDVLTPALLEQAFGLHARVFADPVTGAPMIVPEADEHDPVPSAPTEHTAPSAPTEHTVPTKTQDVLASAANLG
- a CDS encoding ABC transporter substrate-binding protein — encoded protein: MKTSRRGHLRAALLTSVTVSALLLTGCSSTGNSNDSDSDGGTAASKAWSYEDATGATVKVDHTPKRVVVLNDIALSFIEYGLKPVGTFGQLTMAKDARFEGLDTDGITQLGTAYGDIDLEKLAALKPDLVVTSVYPTDAKGTLDTKQPGYGFKDTAQEKQIEAIAPVVQVKWGGKGEDVIEKIAELSESLGAKESTVDAAEKRFDTAADELEKVSKEKDLSVVSMYADGDGAYVTRPTDEPSLQMYASYGVDFVNPKPEGFYWGIYSWENAGQITGDVLLLSQQGYQVADLEKQPTFADNAALEAGQVHSWTFPALDYASQADYMTKLAGWLEDSKKLS